A genome region from Arthrobacter sp. SLBN-100 includes the following:
- a CDS encoding ROK family protein, producing the protein MAATGLSRPTVLTVCDELLKLGWVTEIETSSGSALRSGRPSRRFALNAGAGYVLGIDLGATKLQLCLSNLAGTIVGEWSERWRDEHVGAPERLLVARQAAREVLAKSGVEASMVMAAGMAVPAPVKPNGHAVALESYLPGLAALDLRLALRPDFDWPLIVDNDANLAVIAERWLGVAQDVDDVVVLLSGERLGAGIYLGGQLIRGGGSAGEMRFLELVEGVGNTDAIGGMCRELGAIAAAEILDGDRPEPPGGSELLRLCGRVPAAVDAEMVLGAARKGDRAALDVVEVVTERTARAIAIVATLLDPQLLVLSGGPAGAGDVLIPRLEEELERLKSARPRIAASTLAGRAPLQGAVRIALDRALATLLH; encoded by the coding sequence ATGGCGGCGACTGGGCTTTCCCGGCCCACTGTTCTGACAGTCTGCGACGAACTACTCAAGCTTGGCTGGGTGACCGAAATCGAGACGTCTTCCGGATCGGCCCTACGAAGCGGGCGCCCCTCACGAAGATTCGCGCTGAATGCCGGTGCCGGGTACGTGCTGGGGATCGATCTTGGAGCCACAAAACTGCAGCTCTGCTTGTCGAACCTTGCTGGCACCATCGTCGGTGAATGGTCTGAAAGGTGGCGCGATGAGCATGTCGGGGCACCCGAACGTCTACTGGTTGCCCGGCAGGCCGCACGGGAGGTCCTGGCCAAGTCGGGCGTGGAAGCGTCCATGGTAATGGCGGCCGGAATGGCAGTACCTGCCCCCGTCAAACCAAACGGGCATGCGGTTGCGCTCGAGTCCTACCTGCCTGGGCTTGCCGCCTTGGATCTGCGTCTCGCACTTCGCCCGGATTTCGACTGGCCGCTGATCGTCGACAATGACGCCAACCTCGCTGTTATCGCCGAACGCTGGCTTGGCGTCGCCCAGGACGTTGACGACGTCGTGGTACTCCTCTCCGGAGAACGGCTGGGTGCCGGAATCTACCTCGGCGGTCAACTTATCCGCGGCGGTGGATCCGCCGGTGAAATGAGGTTTCTGGAATTAGTGGAAGGCGTCGGAAACACAGATGCGATAGGCGGCATGTGCCGGGAACTTGGCGCAATAGCCGCTGCGGAAATCCTGGACGGGGACCGGCCGGAACCGCCCGGCGGTAGCGAGTTGCTGCGCCTCTGCGGCCGGGTCCCGGCCGCCGTGGACGCTGAGATGGTGCTTGGAGCCGCACGGAAGGGGGACCGGGCGGCACTCGATGTGGTGGAGGTTGTCACGGAGCGCACCGCACGAGCTATCGCCATCGTCGCCACGCTGTTGGATCCGCAGCTGCTGGTGCTGTCCGGGGGGCCCGCGGGGGCTGGGGACGTCCTGATCCCGCGGCTGGAAGAAGAACTTGAACGGCTCAAGTCCGCCCGGCCCCGCATTGCCGCTTCAACGCTGGCCGGCCGTGCCCCGCTGCAGGGAGCCGTGCGCATCGCGCTTGACCGCGCTCTGGCTACCCTGCTCCACTAG